The Fastidiosipila sp. genome has a window encoding:
- the secE gene encoding preprotein translocase subunit SecE, with the protein MANKKTKTAGARGKKPVKKDGRLSLGGRLRKWFVNIITELKRVIWPDRKKLKQSTLTVLLIIAISVVIILVFDTLITFIMRTTGIYSTKEKPAESVPLPTGQEETWNGRELPAARLAAHGVRFVFEG; encoded by the coding sequence ATGGCCAATAAGAAAACAAAGACTGCGGGCGCGCGTGGCAAAAAACCGGTGAAAAAGGATGGCAGGCTCTCGCTGGGCGGCCGTCTCAGGAAATGGTTTGTCAACATCATCACCGAGTTGAAGCGGGTGATCTGGCCCGACAGAAAAAAACTGAAACAAAGCACCCTGACAGTCCTGCTCATCATCGCGATTTCGGTCGTCATCATTCTTGTCTTTGACACCCTGATCACCTTTATCATGCGGACCACAGGCATCTATTCCACCAAGGAAAAGCCGGCCGAATCAGTGCCGCTGCCGACCGGGCAGGAAGAGACCTGGAACGGCCGTGAACTGCCTGCTGCCAGACTGGCGGCCCACGGTGTGCGGTTTGTTTTTGAGGGCTGA
- the rplL gene encoding 50S ribosomal protein L7/L12 gives MSKEKIADILEAVKNLTILELNDLVKAMEEEFGVSAAAMAVAAPAAGNNAGDEEVEKTEFDVILKGAGQAKLAVIKAVRELTGLGLKEAKALVDEAPKPVKEKVSKEDAEDAAKVLREAGAEVEVE, from the coding sequence ATGAGTAAGGAAAAAATCGCCGACATCCTGGAGGCTGTGAAAAATCTGACTATTTTGGAACTCAACGACCTGGTCAAAGCCATGGAGGAAGAGTTCGGTGTCTCGGCCGCTGCCATGGCCGTTGCGGCACCTGCTGCCGGCAACAATGCCGGGGACGAAGAGGTTGAGAAGACCGAATTTGACGTCATCCTGAAGGGTGCGGGCCAGGCAAAACTGGCTGTCATCAAGGCGGTCAGGGAACTGACCGGTCTGGGCCTCAAGGAAGCCAAGGCGCTGGTTGACGAGGCTCCCAAGCCCGTCAAGGAGAAGGTCAGCAAAGAGGACGCCGAGGACGCCGCCAAAGTGCTTCGTGAAGCAGGCGCGGAAGTGGAAGTCGAGTAA
- the rplK gene encoding 50S ribosomal protein L11 — MAKPVTAYVKLQIPAGQATPAPPVGPALGQHGLNIAQFVREFNERTQKDMGLVIPVVITVYQDRTYSFITKTPPASVLLKKACNLDKASGTPNRDKVATVTWSECKRIAGIKLDDINAADIEAGARMVAGTARSMGITVDYDN; from the coding sequence ATGGCCAAGCCAGTAACCGCATATGTGAAGTTACAGATTCCTGCGGGCCAGGCAACGCCGGCGCCGCCGGTTGGACCAGCTCTCGGACAGCACGGGCTTAATATCGCCCAGTTTGTCCGGGAATTTAATGAACGGACACAAAAGGACATGGGCCTGGTGATCCCCGTGGTCATCACGGTTTACCAGGACCGCACCTATTCGTTTATTACCAAAACTCCGCCGGCGTCCGTGCTCTTGAAAAAAGCTTGCAACCTGGACAAAGCTTCAGGAACACCAAACAGGGACAAGGTGGCGACCGTCACCTGGTCCGAATGCAAGCGCATCGCCGGGATCAAGCTGGATGACATCAATGCCGCAGACATTGAAGCCGGTGCCCGGATGGTCGCAGGGACAGCCCGCAGCATGGGCATCACAGTCGATTACGACAATTAG
- a CDS encoding nucleoside hydrolase — protein sequence MKTEIEKRKIPSRKTPFHVSRDSFEANCFSGGARTPVWFDCDTGVDDANALLLLCQLPCFDLVGVSTVAGNVDLEKTAYNTRCVLELAGSDVPIYKGAAKPLFRDQITAPEVHGKNGLGDVILPEPSKELEKEKAWDALYQAARAQPGRLVLIAVGPLTNIGLALAKHKDLAPLLGRVVIMGGGARGGNTTPAAEFNVLADPEAADMLFNAGIPVVMCGLDMTLQAYLTREELEELGRLGSPQAKFARDCLQNTLRYSLSLGQPGVALHDPAAVLCAADDSIFEAYPAWIRVETKGGVSYGKTVTDLFSDKKMAERRHTVVIGVDREKFKARFFYLMGRYGK from the coding sequence ATGAAGACTGAAATAGAGAAAAGAAAAATTCCGTCAAGAAAAACTCCTTTTCATGTCTCCCGCGATTCCTTTGAGGCAAACTGTTTTTCAGGCGGCGCCCGGACGCCGGTCTGGTTCGATTGTGACACGGGCGTGGACGACGCCAACGCCCTCCTCCTGCTCTGCCAGCTCCCCTGCTTTGACCTGGTCGGTGTTTCGACGGTGGCGGGCAATGTGGACCTGGAAAAGACTGCTTACAATACACGCTGTGTTCTGGAGCTTGCGGGATCGGATGTGCCCATATACAAGGGGGCGGCAAAGCCACTCTTCCGCGACCAGATTACGGCGCCCGAGGTGCACGGCAAGAACGGCCTGGGGGACGTCATTCTGCCGGAACCCTCCAAAGAGCTGGAAAAAGAAAAGGCCTGGGATGCGCTCTACCAGGCGGCAAGAGCCCAACCCGGCCGGCTGGTGCTGATCGCTGTCGGCCCTCTGACCAATATCGGGCTGGCCCTGGCCAAACATAAGGATCTGGCGCCGCTACTGGGGCGCGTGGTCATTATGGGAGGCGGGGCCCGGGGCGGCAACACGACCCCGGCAGCTGAATTCAATGTCCTGGCCGATCCCGAAGCAGCTGACATGCTCTTCAATGCCGGCATCCCGGTTGTCATGTGCGGCCTGGACATGACCCTTCAGGCCTATTTGACCCGGGAGGAGCTGGAGGAGCTGGGCCGGCTCGGATCTCCCCAGGCCAAATTCGCCCGCGACTGCCTGCAGAATACCCTTCGCTATTCACTTTCCCTCGGTCAGCCCGGCGTGGCTCTCCACGATCCGGCCGCGGTCCTTTGCGCCGCAGACGACTCCATCTTCGAGGCATATCCCGCCTGGATCCGGGTCGAGACCAAAGGCGGGGTGAGTTATGGCAAAACGGTGACCGACCTCTTCTCCGATAAAAAAATGGCCGAAAGACGCCACACCGTGGTCATCGGCGTCGACCGCGAAAAGTTCAAGGCCAGGTTCTTCTACCTGATGGGGCGCTATGGGAAATAG
- the rpmG gene encoding 50S ribosomal protein L33 yields the protein MAKPGARERITLACSECKQRNYDTKKNKMHTPDKLELKKFCRFCNKHTVHRETK from the coding sequence ATGGCTAAGCCAGGTGCGCGTGAACGGATTACGCTGGCGTGTTCGGAATGCAAACAGCGCAATTACGACACCAAAAAGAATAAGATGCATACACCGGACAAACTTGAGCTGAAAAAGTTCTGCCGGTTCTGCAACAAACACACGGTTCACCGCGAAACCAAGTAG
- the rplA gene encoding 50S ribosomal protein L1: MKRGKRYKEAAKLVDPSTIYEPEEALDLVIQGATAKFDETIEIHLKMGVDSRRADQQIRGTVILPHGTGKTMRVAVFAKGPAAEEAREAGADFVGAEELAEKIQKEGWLDFDVAIATPDMMGVVGRLGKVLGPRGLMPNPKSGTVTTDVGRAVTEAKAGRIEYRLEKQNIIHCAIGKASFGPEKLLDNYDALLDAVIRAKPAAAKGQYIQRCTLTSTMGPGVRTNPRLSK, from the coding sequence ATGAAACGTGGTAAACGCTATAAGGAAGCCGCCAAACTCGTCGATCCCAGCACGATTTACGAGCCGGAGGAAGCGCTGGATCTGGTGATCCAGGGCGCGACGGCCAAATTTGATGAAACCATCGAAATCCATTTGAAGATGGGAGTCGACTCACGGCGGGCCGACCAGCAAATCCGCGGGACGGTGATACTGCCCCACGGAACGGGCAAGACCATGCGGGTGGCCGTGTTCGCCAAAGGTCCGGCTGCAGAGGAAGCCAGGGAAGCGGGCGCCGATTTTGTCGGGGCCGAGGAACTGGCGGAAAAGATTCAAAAAGAAGGATGGCTGGACTTTGATGTGGCAATCGCCACCCCCGACATGATGGGTGTGGTCGGCCGTCTGGGGAAAGTGCTGGGCCCGCGCGGCCTCATGCCAAACCCCAAGTCCGGGACTGTCACCACGGATGTGGGCCGGGCAGTCACGGAGGCAAAGGCCGGAAGGATCGAGTACAGGCTGGAGAAGCAGAACATTATCCACTGTGCCATCGGCAAGGCCTCTTTCGGGCCGGAGAAACTGCTGGACAACTATGACGCCCTGCTGGACGCTGTCATACGGGCCAAGCCTGCTGCAGCAAAGGGTCAGTACATTCAGCGCTGTACCCTGACCAGTACCATGGGCCCCGGTGTCCGCACCAATCCCAGGCTCTCCAAGTGA
- a CDS encoding CBS domain-containing protein, whose protein sequence is MIGKHIGPFLMRGDDPLMIDAEHCATVRTENTLMHAMLLLSSVGFTSVPVLDESSRLAGVISMPAIFKGILGDDNYHWEQLDLRKVKEVMERNVFVVYDDSPLEDILHLLVNANYLCVTDHDGLFLGIIARKQILKRLNRFVHEFESHYRVTPREGSAGISSHEALAAKHNHRP, encoded by the coding sequence ATGATAGGAAAGCATATCGGCCCTTTTCTGATGCGGGGGGATGACCCCCTGATGATCGACGCGGAGCATTGCGCGACGGTCCGCACGGAAAACACACTCATGCACGCCATGCTGCTTCTCTCCAGTGTCGGATTTACTTCAGTACCCGTTTTAGATGAATCTTCCCGCCTTGCCGGCGTGATCAGCATGCCCGCCATCTTCAAAGGCATCCTGGGCGATGACAACTATCACTGGGAGCAGCTGGATCTCCGCAAGGTCAAGGAGGTGATGGAGCGCAACGTTTTCGTGGTCTATGACGACTCGCCCCTGGAAGATATTCTGCACCTGCTTGTCAACGCCAACTACCTCTGCGTGACTGATCATGACGGTCTTTTTCTGGGCATCATCGCCCGCAAACAGATCCTGAAACGCCTCAACCGTTTCGTCCATGAATTTGAGAGCCATTACCGGGTGACCCCCAGGGAAGGAAGCGCAGGCATCTCCTCACACGAGGCTCTGGCAGCCAAACATAATCACCGGCCCTAA
- a CDS encoding ABC transporter permease gives MRDKRMTLFNVTRGAAAISIALLVAMILILITSKTPFTAMRYLLIGPLVSFNEGSVIFNIQYIYQVLAATIPIIFTGLAVTIMFSANQFNLAGEGCVLAGGFIGGILGVYLNINSGWHWVVSVLIATIACGLIMLIPALLKVKLGASEMVTSLMLNFILLYIVLHYLNFHFADRTKGATMTKEFKPTAVIPSLVPGNSKLTVGFIIALVATVLVTFFLYRTRWGYAIRMIGINESFSLYSGMNVGGTIVLAQVIGGLLSGMGGSLEVLGRYTTYLWRDLPGYGWVGITIAILAKNNPAYVPLAAFFIAYLNKGCLLMSTYCDVPVEMIDIIQAAIFLFFAAEQFLSGYRQKIVVKTTQEDLMRLDASKYAGGGKNHV, from the coding sequence ATGCGTGACAAGCGAATGACACTGTTTAATGTGACACGAGGTGCGGCGGCCATCAGCATCGCGCTCCTGGTTGCCATGATTCTTATTTTAATAACGTCCAAGACACCTTTCACGGCCATGAGGTATCTTCTCATCGGACCACTAGTCAGCTTTAACGAAGGATCCGTCATTTTCAATATTCAGTATATTTACCAGGTCCTGGCCGCGACTATTCCCATCATTTTCACGGGACTTGCGGTCACGATTATGTTCTCAGCCAACCAGTTCAACCTGGCGGGTGAAGGCTGTGTGCTCGCTGGCGGCTTCATTGGCGGTATCCTGGGCGTTTACCTCAATATCAATTCAGGCTGGCACTGGGTCGTCAGCGTTCTGATCGCAACCATCGCTTGTGGCTTGATTATGCTGATTCCGGCCCTGCTCAAGGTCAAACTGGGAGCCAGTGAGATGGTGACCAGCCTGATGCTTAACTTTATTCTCCTCTATATCGTGCTGCACTACCTGAATTTCCATTTCGCCGACCGGACCAAGGGGGCGACCATGACCAAGGAATTCAAGCCCACAGCCGTCATTCCCTCCCTGGTACCCGGCAACAGCAAGCTTACGGTCGGATTCATCATTGCCCTTGTCGCTACCGTTCTGGTGACTTTTTTCCTCTACCGTACGCGGTGGGGTTACGCCATCCGTATGATCGGTATCAACGAGTCCTTTTCACTTTATTCAGGTATGAATGTGGGTGGAACCATTGTGCTGGCCCAGGTCATCGGCGGTTTATTGTCTGGCATGGGTGGCAGCCTTGAAGTCCTGGGCCGCTACACGACCTACTTGTGGCGCGATCTGCCCGGCTACGGTTGGGTGGGGATCACCATCGCCATCCTGGCCAAGAACAATCCCGCCTATGTGCCCCTGGCGGCTTTTTTCATCGCCTACCTGAATAAGGGCTGCCTGCTCATGTCCACCTACTGTGATGTCCCTGTCGAAATGATCGACATTATCCAAGCGGCCATTTTCCTTTTCTTTGCCGCCGAGCAGTTCCTGTCGGGTTACAGACAGAAAATCGTGGTCAAAACCACCCAGGAAGACTTGATGAGGCTTGACGCTTCGAAATATGCAGGCGGAGGCAAGAACCATGTTTGA
- a CDS encoding pyrimidine-specific ribonucleoside hydrolase RihA: MKKIPVILDGDPGHDDAIAWVLAAARPELDILAVTTCCGNQTLEKTTYNAARIMTLIGLDAPLAAGREKPLLAEAIIAPTVHGVTGLDGPVLPEPDRQPVAEEAAELMGRLIRGCEEPVVLIPTGPLTNIAALLLLDPELKAKIRHIYLMGGGIAHGNWTPAAEFNILVDPEAADLVFRSGIPLTMAGLDVTEKALVFPGDFERIRAVGNEVARVTAEWLDFFYGFHRGLGYAGAPVHDAVAVTALVRPDLLVTRDLFVEVETGGDYCRGATIGDYYGISGKEPNVRCITDIDRQGFVDLLVDAVSRYGKGEGV; the protein is encoded by the coding sequence ATGAAAAAGATACCTGTCATTTTGGATGGCGATCCCGGTCACGACGACGCCATCGCCTGGGTGCTGGCAGCAGCCAGGCCGGAACTCGATATCCTGGCGGTCACCACCTGCTGCGGCAACCAGACCCTGGAGAAAACGACCTACAATGCGGCCCGGATCATGACCCTGATCGGTTTGGACGCCCCGCTGGCTGCCGGCAGGGAGAAACCGCTCCTGGCGGAGGCCATCATCGCGCCGACGGTTCACGGGGTTACAGGCCTGGACGGACCTGTCCTGCCGGAGCCTGACCGCCAGCCGGTGGCCGAAGAGGCGGCTGAGCTGATGGGACGCCTGATCCGCGGCTGTGAAGAGCCGGTCGTCCTGATCCCCACGGGCCCCCTGACCAATATCGCGGCCCTCCTGCTGCTTGACCCGGAACTGAAAGCGAAAATCCGCCACATCTATCTGATGGGCGGCGGTATCGCCCACGGCAACTGGACGCCGGCCGCCGAGTTCAACATCCTGGTTGATCCCGAGGCAGCTGACCTGGTCTTCCGCTCGGGCATCCCCCTTACCATGGCGGGCCTGGATGTCACGGAGAAGGCCCTGGTCTTTCCGGGGGATTTTGAACGGATCCGGGCGGTGGGCAATGAAGTGGCCCGGGTGACGGCTGAATGGCTGGACTTTTTCTATGGCTTCCACCGGGGACTGGGCTATGCCGGCGCGCCCGTCCATGATGCCGTCGCGGTGACGGCCCTGGTCCGGCCGGATCTGCTTGTGACGCGGGACCTTTTCGTTGAGGTCGAGACCGGCGGCGACTACTGCCGAGGTGCCACGATCGGTGACTATTACGGGATTTCGGGGAAAGAGCCCAATGTGCGGTGCATCACGGACATTGACCGTCAGGGTTTCGTCGATCTCTTGGTCGATGCCGTGTCGCGCTACGGAAAGGGGGAAGGGGTATGA
- a CDS encoding 50S ribosomal protein L10, whose protein sequence is MPSKKILEMKKKRVDALAKELEKAESIVFADYKGLTVEQDTQMRAAFREQDLTYRVVKNSISSRAFEKLGIKGLDDTLIGPTAIAYSNEDVVLAPRLIREFSEKFRKMRIKGGIVGGEVHPLDYIMALSRVESRENLYGKLLFMMLYPLTAFAQVTAQIAEKSAEEPAGTEDEAAAKEAALEETAEENKEE, encoded by the coding sequence ATGCCCAGTAAGAAAATACTGGAGATGAAGAAGAAACGGGTTGACGCCCTGGCCAAAGAGCTGGAAAAGGCCGAATCGATCGTCTTTGCCGACTACAAAGGCCTGACGGTTGAGCAGGATACCCAGATGCGGGCTGCCTTCCGGGAGCAGGACCTGACTTACAGGGTTGTCAAGAATTCGATCTCGTCGCGGGCTTTTGAAAAGCTCGGGATCAAGGGTCTCGACGACACCCTGATCGGGCCGACCGCTATTGCCTACAGCAATGAAGATGTGGTTCTGGCGCCCAGGCTGATACGGGAATTTTCCGAAAAATTCCGCAAGATGAGAATCAAGGGCGGCATCGTCGGCGGGGAAGTTCATCCCCTTGACTACATCATGGCGCTGTCGCGCGTCGAGTCCCGTGAGAATCTTTATGGAAAACTGCTCTTCATGATGCTCTACCCGCTGACTGCCTTTGCGCAGGTAACGGCGCAGATCGCCGAAAAGTCCGCGGAAGAGCCAGCCGGAACAGAAGATGAAGCAGCCGCCAAAGAGGCCGCGCTTGAAGAAACCGCAGAAGAAAACAAAGAAGAATAA
- a CDS encoding MATE family efflux transporter encodes MTAHAIKDRRILDGPVTPVLFSVALPLMINNLINSLYNLADGLWVAQLSLVEFAATSFVWPPHYLFVALGIGVAIAGTTIISQLIGSGDKPRAESYASHIFYFCLILGAFFSIAGYLLSPSIVSWMGGRGELGRNASLYLSILMAGFIFEMLYLTFFAILGAQGKTKVTTIISACAAGLNAILDPFFIFDRLPFLGIRGLGMGITGAALATVLSQVIRVILGAYVIYSPANEIRLRIRKVQLTWLQFKELIRMGFPTAMGQASAALGFTLLNAEIAAYGDATIAAYAAVNRIGSFVMQPTGGIGGSLTAIVGQNIGAGKLDRVRQFNRAAFRVITLIAIGGSLVLWFVRFPLLSLFITEKGAQADLVWKLAIEYTLFSVFMTPAMGYFDAFTGIFSGAGYPRYAAYMSILRLWGIRLPMIWILRRFTDLGPLGVWISFLSSNILIIVYAVILYMRGKWIESPRVDH; translated from the coding sequence TTGACAGCACACGCAATTAAAGACAGGCGCATTCTCGATGGACCCGTAACACCGGTCCTTTTTTCCGTCGCCCTCCCCCTCATGATCAACAACTTGATCAACTCCCTCTACAACCTGGCCGACGGCCTTTGGGTGGCCCAGCTTTCCCTGGTTGAATTCGCAGCGACCAGCTTTGTCTGGCCGCCGCATTACCTCTTCGTCGCTCTGGGAATAGGGGTTGCCATTGCGGGAACCACCATCATCTCACAGCTGATCGGCAGCGGCGACAAGCCGCGGGCCGAATCCTACGCCTCGCACATCTTCTATTTCTGCCTGATCCTGGGAGCCTTCTTCTCTATAGCCGGCTACCTGCTGTCACCCTCCATCGTGAGCTGGATGGGTGGCAGGGGGGAACTGGGGCGCAACGCCTCCCTCTATCTGAGCATCCTGATGGCGGGTTTCATCTTCGAGATGCTTTACCTGACCTTCTTTGCCATCCTGGGCGCCCAGGGAAAGACCAAGGTGACCACTATCATCAGCGCCTGCGCGGCCGGCCTCAACGCCATCCTCGATCCCTTCTTTATTTTCGACCGCCTGCCTTTCCTGGGCATCCGCGGCCTGGGGATGGGTATCACGGGGGCTGCCCTTGCGACCGTGCTCTCCCAGGTGATCCGGGTTATTTTGGGTGCCTACGTCATATACTCGCCGGCCAATGAGATCCGCCTTCGCATCCGCAAGGTTCAGCTGACCTGGCTCCAATTCAAGGAACTGATACGGATGGGCTTTCCGACCGCCATGGGCCAGGCCAGCGCCGCGCTCGGCTTCACCCTGCTGAATGCCGAGATTGCGGCCTACGGAGACGCGACCATCGCGGCCTACGCCGCCGTCAACCGGATCGGCAGCTTTGTCATGCAGCCGACAGGCGGCATCGGGGGGTCTCTGACTGCCATCGTGGGCCAGAACATCGGGGCCGGCAAATTGGACCGGGTCAGGCAGTTCAACCGGGCGGCTTTCCGGGTCATCACCCTGATCGCGATCGGCGGCAGCCTGGTTCTCTGGTTCGTCCGCTTCCCGCTGCTCTCGCTTTTTATCACGGAGAAGGGGGCCCAGGCGGACCTGGTCTGGAAGCTGGCCATCGAATACACCCTCTTCAGTGTCTTCATGACGCCTGCCATGGGGTATTTCGACGCCTTCACCGGCATTTTCAGCGGTGCCGGCTATCCCAGGTACGCGGCCTACATGTCCATCCTGAGGCTCTGGGGCATCCGGCTTCCCATGATCTGGATCCTGCGCAGGTTTACGGATTTGGGCCCGCTTGGTGTCTGGATCTCGTTCCTGTCATCCAATATCCTTATCATCGTCTATGCCGTCATCCTTTATATGAGGGGTAAATGGATCGAGAGCCCCCGGGTTGACCATTAG
- the nusG gene encoding transcription termination/antitermination factor NusG, translated as MSEGPDKNEALWYVIHTYSGYENRVKATLDLIIENRGLQEMIQEVLVPTETVIEIKDGKRRNVERKIYPGYVLVKMILTDEIWYIVRNTRGVTSFVGPSSTNPVPLTEDELGLMGLDSDWEPVMDYGTGDDVRVISGPLEGFEGRVEEINLEKKKVTVLVSMFGRETPVELELTQVMKQD; from the coding sequence ATGAGCGAAGGCCCGGATAAAAATGAGGCGCTCTGGTACGTCATCCATACTTATTCCGGTTATGAAAACCGGGTCAAGGCGACCCTTGACCTGATCATCGAGAACCGGGGGCTCCAGGAGATGATCCAGGAGGTACTGGTACCGACTGAAACGGTGATTGAGATCAAGGACGGCAAAAGGCGCAATGTTGAGCGCAAGATCTATCCGGGCTACGTCCTGGTTAAAATGATTCTGACCGACGAGATCTGGTACATCGTCCGCAACACGCGGGGGGTGACGAGTTTTGTCGGCCCTTCCAGCACCAATCCGGTTCCGCTGACCGAGGACGAGCTTGGGCTCATGGGACTGGATTCGGATTGGGAACCGGTCATGGACTATGGCACCGGCGATGATGTCCGCGTCATCAGCGGTCCCCTGGAAGGCTTTGAAGGCAGAGTTGAAGAGATCAATCTGGAAAAGAAAAAAGTGACCGTGCTGGTTTCCATGTTCGGGCGCGAAACGCCGGTCGAGCTGGAACTGACCCAGGTCATGAAACAGGATTAG
- a CDS encoding flavodoxin, with the protein MGNRELDLLYIDCCIRGGESRTRKLAEAFLDQLDKRGGFSVERLVLTEEPLMPLAGDFFQQRERLLEAGHLHHPRFRYAHRFARADRIVIAAPFWDLSVPALLKIYIENVSVQGITFEIDPDNNLLYGICRAGKLLFLTTRGGDYRDSPLETGLPMMRNLAGFFGIAEFDYIAADGLDLLLEPPGEILARAMEQARQLAVSW; encoded by the coding sequence ATGGGAAATAGGGAACTGGACCTGCTTTACATCGACTGCTGCATCCGGGGCGGGGAGTCCCGGACCCGCAAGCTGGCGGAGGCTTTCCTGGATCAACTGGACAAAAGGGGCGGCTTTTCAGTTGAGCGGCTGGTTTTAACTGAAGAGCCGCTTATGCCCCTGGCAGGCGACTTCTTCCAGCAGCGCGAGCGCCTTTTGGAAGCAGGCCATCTCCATCATCCCCGCTTCCGCTACGCCCACCGCTTTGCCCGGGCGGACCGGATCGTAATCGCGGCCCCCTTCTGGGATCTGAGTGTTCCGGCCCTTCTGAAAATCTACATTGAAAATGTCAGCGTCCAGGGCATTACCTTTGAGATCGATCCTGACAATAACCTGCTTTACGGCATCTGCCGGGCCGGCAAGCTCCTCTTTTTGACCACCCGGGGCGGCGACTACCGGGATTCGCCCCTGGAGACGGGCCTGCCCATGATGCGGAACCTGGCCGGGTTTTTTGGGATTGCTGAATTTGATTACATCGCGGCCGACGGCCTGGACCTGCTCTTGGAACCGCCTGGGGAGATTCTTGCAAGGGCCATGGAGCAGGCGCGGCAACTGGCTGTCAGCTGGTAA
- a CDS encoding ABC transporter permease yields the protein MFEQLFQAIFKADFLFAILRITAPILFATLGAVVAEKAGVVNIGLEGTMMITALFGFLFAYWTQNWLVGVLGAVIVGMLLGLMMGFFALKLKTDIILVGIAVNMLGAGGTIFLLNMFTGLRGNTGNLVTPNILIPTVKIPLIDKIPVLGEVISGHAVLTYLAFFFVFLIWLFLYKTPVGLKIRAVGENPDAASSVGVSVLKIKYVAIGLSGALAGFGGAFMSMYYSQGWNSGFVAGRGFIALAAQAMGRGEPVGGMLSSLLFGLAQALRTKVSGLQGVSSYLVSLIPYVTTLLGLVIYSISLKRKARKHSIKRV from the coding sequence ATGTTTGAGCAACTCTTCCAGGCGATTTTTAAGGCAGACTTTCTTTTTGCTATTCTCCGCATCACGGCTCCCATTCTCTTTGCGACCCTGGGAGCGGTGGTCGCTGAGAAGGCAGGTGTGGTCAACATTGGCCTTGAGGGCACGATGATGATCACGGCTCTTTTCGGTTTCCTCTTTGCCTACTGGACTCAAAACTGGCTGGTCGGAGTCCTGGGGGCAGTCATTGTGGGGATGCTTTTGGGACTCATGATGGGTTTTTTCGCCCTGAAATTGAAAACGGATATCATCCTGGTGGGTATCGCCGTCAATATGTTGGGTGCGGGGGGAACCATTTTCCTGCTCAACATGTTCACGGGCTTGCGGGGGAATACGGGAAATCTGGTTACTCCCAACATCCTGATCCCCACTGTTAAAATTCCCCTGATCGACAAGATTCCCGTTCTGGGTGAAGTCATATCGGGTCACGCGGTGCTCACCTACCTGGCCTTCTTCTTCGTTTTCCTGATCTGGCTCTTCCTCTACAAAACCCCGGTTGGCCTCAAGATCCGGGCAGTGGGGGAGAATCCGGATGCGGCATCAAGTGTCGGAGTCAGCGTCCTGAAGATCAAGTATGTTGCCATCGGCCTGTCGGGCGCTCTGGCGGGCTTTGGCGGGGCTTTCATGTCCATGTACTATTCGCAGGGCTGGAACTCGGGTTTTGTTGCGGGCCGCGGTTTCATCGCCCTGGCCGCCCAGGCCATGGGCCGGGGGGAGCCGGTTGGCGGTATGCTGTCCTCACTCCTTTTCGGCCTGGCCCAGGCGCTCAGGACCAAGGTCTCAGGGCTGCAGGGGGTTTCCAGCTACCTGGTCTCCCTGATTCCCTACGTAACCACCCTGCTGGGCCTGGTCATCTATTCCATCAGTCTCAAGCGCAAGGCCCGCAAGCACTCCATCAAGAGGGTCTGA
- a CDS encoding TM2 domain-containing protein: MHAPQTFYVTPSSDRSRWTAFWLCLFLGPLGAHLFYVGRVGRAVLYLFTFGFFGIGWFFDLYKIFTGSFRDNVGVPLRR, encoded by the coding sequence ATGCACGCGCCGCAAACTTTTTATGTCACTCCCTCCTCAGACAGAAGCCGCTGGACGGCCTTTTGGCTCTGCCTCTTTCTCGGGCCCCTGGGCGCCCATCTCTTTTATGTCGGCAGAGTCGGCAGGGCGGTTCTCTACCTCTTCACTTTTGGCTTCTTCGGTATCGGCTGGTTCTTCGATCTCTACAAAATCTTCACGGGCTCTTTCCGCGACAATGTGGGTGTGCCGCTGCGGCGCTGA